Proteins encoded by one window of Gemmatimonadales bacterium:
- a CDS encoding GNAT family N-acetyltransferase, producing the protein MRAAEPAELDHLAKIWYDGWRDAHLRIVPAALARIRTLESFRDLLEKMLPDVRVVGPFPTPVGFCRVKGDELDQLYVAAAARGSGVAAALMMDAEARLAQHGVEVAWLACAIGNVRAARFYEKSGWERAGTVLYQPDLAEAKPFEVWRYEKRLLKNGI; encoded by the coding sequence GTGAGAGCTGCCGAGCCAGCCGAGCTCGATCACCTGGCGAAGATCTGGTATGACGGATGGCGGGATGCTCACCTGCGCATTGTGCCCGCCGCACTCGCCCGGATTCGCACGCTGGAGAGTTTCCGGGACCTATTGGAGAAAATGCTCCCGGATGTCAGAGTCGTGGGGCCGTTCCCCACGCCGGTCGGCTTTTGCAGAGTGAAAGGTGACGAGCTCGACCAGCTCTACGTCGCAGCCGCGGCGCGGGGCTCAGGCGTGGCCGCTGCTCTGATGATGGACGCGGAGGCTCGCCTCGCCCAGCACGGAGTCGAGGTCGCCTGGCTTGCGTGTGCCATCGGAAACGTGCGGGCCGCAAGGTTCTACGAGAAGTCTGGTTGGGAGCGAGCCGGGACGGTGCTCTATCAGCCCGATCTGGCGGAAGCAAAGCCGTTCGAGGTCTGGCGGTATGAGAAACGTCTCCTCAAGAACGGGATCTGA